Proteins from a single region of Gemmatirosa kalamazoonensis:
- a CDS encoding ABC transporter permease, protein MSIDRWLRIAALRLRSIFRRRDVDHELDAELAYHVERQTEENERLGMAPDAARAAALRALGNLEIRKEQVRATRRTRWAEELPRDLALGVRGLRRAPGFAAAVVLTLALGIGANTAMFTLLRGTLLRPLPNRDGDRLVYLRQSAATSDNVLFSVPEVADYRAGARSLAELAEFSSAVPFTIAGDDGAPARARVGIVSGNYFDVMGLEPAVGRLTTPRDDGPAAAPVAVLSYPYWMEHFGGDAGIVGRTVRLNDIVTTIVGVAQPAPSYPQRTDVFVNTVVSPHHLSATMVTDRSHRMTELFGRLAPGATVEQARLDIERLAARARHDHPEAYAQASHYTIAVSPLKQAVNARASLTVWLLMGAAAFVLLIACANVSNLTLMRGVDREREMLVRAALGAGRGRLRRLLLVENLALALTGGALGVLVAFAGVKLLVAFAAQLSPRAAEIRVDGVVLAVGLATSVAVAIALSFVPRIGGARTLAASLAPAGRRVTLDRGRQRFQQSLVVAQLAVCMVLLTGAGLLARTLTKLASVDTGVRAAHVLTMELPLDGDLLKQVMRQPENLARYERMRDRVAALPGVELASVGSAPPLRSPIIDFDVKAESVALPPDRPTPHPALRMVDGKYFTAAGIPMLAGRPFATTDARGTAAVVIVSRSLARELFGDRDPLGQHVALTGAVLKFTPFSGDWRTVVGVVGDTRDRGLDGGETPTLYMPFAQEAILGGALVVRTTGDPETLQRTILRAVRDVSPRQLVENVATLEALRDKTVAPRRLNALFIASFGALALIIAMVGIAGVLAFSVSARVAEIAIRMSLGANPGRVYRMVLGEGGALLGVGVAVGVLGALAATRAMSSMLFGVTPHDPVTLVGVALVLVAVGVAACWLPAARAAHVDPAVALRAE, encoded by the coding sequence ATGAGCATCGACCGCTGGCTGCGGATCGCCGCCCTCCGGCTCCGCTCCATCTTCCGCCGCCGCGACGTCGATCACGAGCTCGACGCGGAGCTCGCGTACCACGTCGAGCGACAGACCGAGGAGAACGAGCGCCTCGGCATGGCGCCCGACGCCGCCCGCGCCGCCGCGCTCCGCGCGCTCGGCAACCTCGAGATCCGCAAGGAGCAGGTGCGCGCCACGCGCCGCACGCGATGGGCCGAGGAGCTGCCGCGCGATCTCGCGCTCGGCGTGCGTGGGCTCCGTCGCGCGCCGGGGTTCGCGGCGGCGGTCGTGCTCACGCTCGCGTTAGGCATCGGCGCCAACACGGCGATGTTCACGCTGCTCCGCGGCACGCTCCTCCGTCCGCTGCCCAACCGCGACGGCGACCGGCTCGTGTACCTGCGCCAGTCCGCGGCGACGAGCGACAACGTCCTCTTCTCCGTCCCCGAGGTCGCCGACTACCGCGCCGGCGCGCGCTCGCTGGCCGAGCTGGCGGAGTTCTCGTCGGCGGTGCCGTTCACCATCGCGGGCGACGACGGCGCGCCCGCGCGCGCGCGCGTCGGCATCGTCAGCGGCAACTACTTCGACGTCATGGGGCTCGAGCCCGCGGTCGGCCGCCTCACCACGCCGCGCGACGACGGCCCCGCCGCGGCCCCCGTCGCGGTGCTCTCGTACCCGTACTGGATGGAGCACTTCGGCGGCGATGCCGGCATCGTCGGACGCACGGTGCGGCTGAACGACATCGTGACGACGATCGTCGGCGTCGCGCAGCCCGCGCCGAGCTACCCGCAGCGCACCGACGTGTTCGTGAACACGGTCGTGAGCCCGCACCATCTCAGCGCGACGATGGTGACGGACCGCTCGCACCGCATGACGGAGCTGTTCGGCCGGCTCGCGCCCGGCGCCACGGTGGAGCAGGCGCGGCTCGACATCGAGCGGCTCGCGGCGCGCGCGCGGCACGACCATCCCGAGGCGTACGCGCAGGCGTCGCACTACACCATCGCGGTGTCGCCGCTCAAGCAGGCGGTGAACGCGCGCGCGTCGCTCACGGTGTGGCTGCTCATGGGTGCCGCGGCGTTCGTGCTGCTCATCGCGTGCGCGAACGTCTCCAACCTCACGCTCATGCGCGGCGTGGACCGCGAGCGCGAGATGCTCGTGCGCGCCGCGCTCGGCGCGGGACGCGGACGGCTGCGCCGGCTGCTGCTCGTGGAGAACCTCGCGCTCGCGCTCACCGGCGGCGCGCTCGGCGTGCTCGTCGCGTTCGCCGGCGTGAAGCTGCTCGTCGCGTTCGCCGCGCAGCTCTCGCCGCGCGCCGCCGAGATCCGCGTCGACGGCGTGGTGCTCGCCGTGGGGCTGGCGACGAGCGTCGCGGTGGCGATCGCGCTGTCGTTCGTGCCGCGCATCGGCGGCGCGCGCACGCTCGCCGCGTCGCTCGCGCCGGCGGGCCGCCGCGTGACGCTCGACCGCGGGCGGCAGCGCTTCCAGCAGTCGCTCGTCGTCGCGCAGCTCGCGGTGTGCATGGTGCTGCTCACCGGCGCGGGGCTGCTCGCGCGCACGCTCACGAAGCTCGCATCGGTCGACACCGGCGTGCGCGCCGCGCACGTCCTCACGATGGAGCTGCCGCTCGACGGCGATCTGCTGAAGCAGGTGATGCGTCAGCCCGAGAACCTCGCGCGCTACGAGCGCATGCGCGACCGGGTCGCCGCGCTCCCCGGCGTCGAGCTCGCGTCGGTGGGATCCGCGCCGCCGCTGCGCTCACCCATCATCGACTTCGACGTGAAGGCGGAGAGCGTCGCGCTGCCGCCCGACCGGCCGACGCCGCACCCGGCGCTCCGCATGGTCGACGGCAAGTACTTCACCGCTGCCGGCATCCCGATGCTCGCCGGGCGTCCGTTCGCGACGACCGACGCGCGCGGCACGGCGGCCGTGGTCATCGTGAGCCGGTCGCTCGCGCGCGAGCTGTTCGGCGACCGCGACCCGCTCGGACAGCACGTCGCGCTCACGGGCGCGGTCCTGAAGTTCACGCCGTTCTCCGGCGACTGGCGCACGGTGGTCGGCGTCGTCGGCGACACGCGCGACCGCGGGCTCGACGGCGGCGAGACGCCGACGCTGTACATGCCGTTCGCGCAGGAGGCGATCCTCGGCGGCGCGCTCGTCGTGCGCACGACGGGCGATCCCGAGACGCTGCAGCGCACGATCCTGCGCGCCGTGCGCGACGTGAGCCCGCGGCAGCTCGTGGAGAACGTCGCGACGCTCGAGGCGCTGCGCGACAAGACCGTGGCGCCGCGTCGACTGAACGCGCTGTTCATCGCGTCGTTCGGCGCGCTCGCGCTGATCATCGCGATGGTCGGCATCGCGGGCGTGCTGGCGTTCTCGGTGAGCGCGCGCGTGGCGGAGATCGCGATCCGCATGAGCCTCGGCGCGAACCCGGGACGCGTCTATCGCATGGTGCTCGGCGAGGGCGGCGCGCTGCTCGGCGTGGGCGTGGCGGTCGGCGTGCTCGGCGCGCTCGCCGCGACGCGCGCGATGTCGAGCATGCTGTTCGGCGTGACGCCGCACGACCCGGTGACGCTCGTCGGCGTCGCGCTCGTCCTCGTCGCCGTCGGCGTCGCCGCGTGCTGGCTTCCCGCGGCGCGCGCCGCGCACGTCGACCCCGCCGTCGCGCTGCGGGCGGAATGA
- a CDS encoding PadR family transcriptional regulator — protein MSKPNDLVQGTLDLLILKMLALEPMNGWTMGQRLKQLSADVLQVSDGSLYPALHKLEQEGWVTSEWRQSENNRRAKFYSLTRAGRKQLQIEAGNWDRLARAITALVRLQEV, from the coding sequence GTGAGCAAGCCGAACGATCTCGTACAGGGCACGCTGGACCTGCTCATCCTGAAGATGCTCGCCCTCGAGCCGATGAACGGGTGGACGATGGGCCAGCGCCTCAAGCAGCTCTCCGCCGACGTCCTCCAGGTCAGCGACGGATCCCTCTACCCCGCGCTCCACAAGCTGGAGCAGGAAGGATGGGTCACGTCGGAGTGGCGGCAGAGCGAGAACAATCGGCGCGCGAAGTTCTACTCGCTCACCCGCGCCGGCCGGAAGCAGCTCCAGATCGAGGCCGGCAACTGGGATCGCCTCGCCCGCGCCATCACCGCGCTCGTCCGCCTGCAGGAGGTCTAG
- a CDS encoding DinB family protein, with translation MRVSRAALVVVAFPIALGAQQPPANPITTVMKQRTMAFQQRLAQAFDSIPERIFGYKPTAAQLTIGYIAQHLADDNYFYCNQFGAMKGALDPGDTSAPDTVKAKWPKAKLVAQMKASFKFCEDALAQLDDAKLAEQVTQQLPNGQSRTVTRAGPVMGHIIDMADHYSQIANYMRLNNLVPPTALPRPRPPGGDR, from the coding sequence ATGAGAGTCTCGCGCGCAGCGCTCGTCGTCGTTGCCTTCCCCATCGCTCTCGGAGCGCAGCAGCCGCCGGCGAATCCGATCACGACCGTGATGAAGCAGCGGACGATGGCGTTCCAGCAGCGTCTGGCCCAGGCGTTCGACTCGATTCCCGAGCGAATCTTCGGGTACAAGCCGACGGCGGCGCAGCTCACCATCGGGTACATCGCGCAGCACCTCGCGGACGACAATTACTTCTACTGCAACCAGTTCGGCGCGATGAAGGGCGCGCTCGATCCGGGGGACACGAGCGCGCCCGATACGGTCAAGGCGAAGTGGCCGAAGGCGAAGCTGGTCGCGCAGATGAAGGCGTCCTTCAAGTTCTGCGAGGACGCGCTCGCGCAGCTCGACGATGCGAAGCTCGCGGAGCAGGTCACGCAGCAGCTCCCGAACGGCCAGTCGCGCACGGTGACGAGGGCCGGGCCGGTGATGGGACACATCATCGACATGGCGGACCACTACAGCCAGATCGCGAACTACATGCGGCTGAACAACCTCGTACCGCCGACGGCGCTGCCGCGGCCACGTCCGCCCGGCGGCGACCGGTGA
- a CDS encoding GyrI-like domain-containing protein, whose product MSSDHPVRLEIATQRGIAAVRAQLPIAAVPVHFAEYLDQVYAAARRGAVRVDGQNIFVYRGGSGPERTTDVEFGVGVAAPFAPIGPVQYAPLPVGEVAGTTHWGDYAELGRAHAAVIEWCRAQGRELTGVRWEVYGHWSDDPAQRRTDVYHLLRR is encoded by the coding sequence ATGTCTTCGGACCATCCCGTCCGGCTGGAGATCGCGACGCAGCGCGGCATCGCCGCGGTGCGCGCGCAGCTGCCGATCGCCGCGGTGCCCGTGCACTTCGCCGAGTACCTGGACCAGGTGTACGCCGCAGCGCGGCGCGGGGCGGTGCGCGTCGACGGCCAGAACATCTTCGTCTATCGCGGCGGCAGCGGCCCGGAGCGAACCACCGACGTCGAGTTCGGCGTCGGCGTCGCGGCGCCGTTCGCGCCGATCGGGCCCGTGCAGTACGCCCCGCTCCCCGTCGGCGAGGTCGCGGGCACGACGCACTGGGGCGACTACGCGGAGCTCGGCCGGGCGCACGCCGCGGTGATCGAGTGGTGCCGCGCGCAGGGTCGCGAGCTCACGGGCGTGCGGTGGGAAGTCTATGGACACTGGAGCGACGATCCGGCACAGCGGCGGACCGACGTCTACCATCTCCTGCGACGGTGA
- the rsgA gene encoding ribosome small subunit-dependent GTPase A — protein MPNDNPLASLGWDDEWRTHFAPFVNSLVPARVVAEHRSRYLVAGDGGERSAVVAGRLRHDDDTTDARPAVGDWVAVDAGPDGVAVIRAVLPRRTAFVRRAAGRAARPQVVAANVDVAAIVAPLSEPPNARWVERFVAVAWESGAVPLVVLTKADLCNDPEDAVAALRPSVPGVDVVAVSASAGTLDPLRAHLVPGRTLVLLGKSGAGKSTLVNALLGHERMATRDVRDDGKGRHTTTHRELVPLDGGALLVDTPGMRELALWGGDGGVEATYADVEALADECRFRDCAHDGEPGCAVADAVAAGTLGTDRLASWRKLRRELAHLARRDDPRAAAEVRARTKVIMRNVTRLYRERGR, from the coding sequence ATGCCTAACGATAATCCGCTCGCGTCCCTCGGCTGGGACGACGAGTGGCGGACGCACTTCGCGCCGTTCGTGAATTCCCTCGTGCCGGCGCGCGTCGTCGCCGAGCACCGCAGCCGGTATCTCGTCGCCGGCGACGGTGGGGAGCGGAGCGCCGTCGTCGCCGGCCGTCTGCGCCACGACGACGACACGACCGACGCCCGGCCCGCCGTCGGCGACTGGGTCGCGGTCGACGCTGGGCCCGACGGTGTCGCGGTGATCCGCGCGGTGCTGCCGCGACGCACCGCGTTCGTGCGCCGGGCCGCGGGGCGCGCCGCGCGACCGCAGGTCGTCGCCGCGAACGTCGACGTCGCCGCCATCGTCGCGCCGCTGTCCGAGCCGCCCAACGCGCGGTGGGTGGAGCGGTTCGTCGCCGTCGCGTGGGAGAGCGGCGCGGTGCCGCTGGTCGTGCTCACGAAGGCGGATCTCTGCAACGACCCCGAGGACGCGGTCGCCGCGCTGCGTCCGTCGGTACCCGGCGTCGACGTCGTCGCGGTCTCGGCGTCGGCGGGGACGCTCGACCCGCTGCGCGCGCACCTCGTGCCGGGGCGCACGCTCGTGCTGCTCGGCAAGTCCGGCGCCGGCAAGTCCACGCTCGTCAACGCGCTGCTCGGCCACGAACGCATGGCGACGCGCGACGTGCGCGACGACGGCAAGGGGCGCCACACGACGACGCACCGCGAGCTCGTGCCGCTCGATGGCGGCGCGCTGCTCGTCGACACGCCGGGGATGCGCGAGCTCGCGCTGTGGGGCGGCGACGGCGGTGTCGAGGCGACGTACGCCGACGTCGAGGCGCTCGCCGATGAATGCCGCTTCCGCGACTGCGCGCACGACGGCGAGCCCGGTTGCGCGGTGGCCGACGCCGTGGCCGCCGGCACGTTAGGCACCGACCGGCTGGCGTCGTGGCGGAAGCTGCGCCGCGAGCTGGCCCATCTCGCGCGTCGGGACGACCCCCGTGCCGCGGCCGAAGTGCGGGCGCGCACGAAGGTCATCATGCGCAACGTGACGCGGCTCTATCGTGAGCGCGGGCGTTGA